In Primulina huaijiensis isolate GDHJ02 chromosome 16, ASM1229523v2, whole genome shotgun sequence, a single genomic region encodes these proteins:
- the LOC140960765 gene encoding UPF0161 protein At3g09310-like isoform X1 translates to MALILTVNCKYYHEPIYFNNPDSKPNPSQFSGRFQKHHSSFTVRFKLWEERRRFRVVNCSGEDSGQPGAIDDEEASVGVKAALSILRFYKREISPLLLNSCRYVPTCSEYSMIAYKKYGVAKGTLLTAWRLCRCNPLGGSGFDPPRWFDEATPPEQ, encoded by the exons ATGGCGTTAATTCTGACTGTCAACTGCAAATATTATCATGAACCCATCTACTTCAACAACCCTGATTCCAAACCCAATCCTTCCCAATTCTCTGGACGgtttcagaaacaccattcttCCTTTACTGTACGTTTTAAACTg TGGGAAGAGCGACGTCGTTTCAGGGTTGTTAATTGTTCAGGGGAGGATTCGGGTCAGCCCGGGGCAATAG ATGATGAAGAGGCTAGTGTAGGTGTTAAAGCAGCACTGTCTATTCTAAGGTTCTACAAAC GGGAAATCTCACCCTTGTTGCTAAATAGTTGTCGGTATGTTCCGACATGTAGTGAGTATTCGATGATCGCTTACAAGAAGTATGGAGTTGCAAAAGGGACCTTATTGACTGCTTGGCGCCTTTGTCGTTGCAATCCTCTTG GTGGATCCGGCTTTGATCCCCCTAGATGGTTTGATGAGGCAACTCCACCCGAGCAGTGA
- the LOC140960765 gene encoding UPF0161 protein At3g09310-like isoform X2 → MALILTVNCKYYHEPIYFNNPDSKPNPSQFSGRFQKHHSSFTWEERRRFRVVNCSGEDSGQPGAIDDEEASVGVKAALSILRFYKREISPLLLNSCRYVPTCSEYSMIAYKKYGVAKGTLLTAWRLCRCNPLGGSGFDPPRWFDEATPPEQ, encoded by the exons ATGGCGTTAATTCTGACTGTCAACTGCAAATATTATCATGAACCCATCTACTTCAACAACCCTGATTCCAAACCCAATCCTTCCCAATTCTCTGGACGgtttcagaaacaccattcttCCTTTACT TGGGAAGAGCGACGTCGTTTCAGGGTTGTTAATTGTTCAGGGGAGGATTCGGGTCAGCCCGGGGCAATAG ATGATGAAGAGGCTAGTGTAGGTGTTAAAGCAGCACTGTCTATTCTAAGGTTCTACAAAC GGGAAATCTCACCCTTGTTGCTAAATAGTTGTCGGTATGTTCCGACATGTAGTGAGTATTCGATGATCGCTTACAAGAAGTATGGAGTTGCAAAAGGGACCTTATTGACTGCTTGGCGCCTTTGTCGTTGCAATCCTCTTG GTGGATCCGGCTTTGATCCCCCTAGATGGTTTGATGAGGCAACTCCACCCGAGCAGTGA